A region from the Xanthocytophaga agilis genome encodes:
- a CDS encoding gliding motility-associated C-terminal domain-containing protein, with protein sequence VQVYDHMNLSSFAGCYYVTVVDRSGNESAPSNIVCQDNCPYYVLPNVITPTLTDLKNDLFKPYPCPRFVESVKFSVYNRWGRKVYETNESIYINWSGRIGSGENNLSEIVSSGVYYYLAEVKFIRLKRQDEIVKIKGWLQVF encoded by the coding sequence GTTCAGGTGTATGACCATATGAATCTAAGCTCATTTGCCGGATGTTATTATGTGACAGTGGTAGACCGAAGTGGCAATGAGAGTGCTCCAAGCAACATTGTTTGTCAGGATAATTGTCCTTACTATGTGTTGCCTAATGTGATTACACCAACACTGACAGATTTAAAAAATGACTTATTCAAACCCTATCCTTGTCCACGTTTTGTTGAGTCAGTAAAATTTTCAGTTTATAATCGCTGGGGCCGAAAAGTGTACGAGACAAATGAAAGCATTTACATAAACTGGTCAGGAAGAATAGGTTCTGGAGAAAATAATCTATCAGAAATAGTGTCATCAGGAGTATATTATTATCTGGCAGAAGTAAAATTTATTCGGTTAAAACGGCAAGATGAAATAGTAAAGATCAAAGGCTGGCTACAAGTATTTTAA
- the fabD gene encoding ACP S-malonyltransferase, whose product MKAYIFPGQGAQFTGMGKNLYEESAKARELFEQANEILGFRITDTMFSGTEEELKQTNVTQPSIFLHSVVLAKISSNFQPDMVAGHSLGEFSALVTNGALSFEDGLRLVAQRAAAMQKACELQPSTMAAVLGLDDEVVENICREIDDVVVPANYNCPGQLVISGTIRGVELACEKLKAAGAKRALILAVGGAFHSPLMEPARAELAAAIEKTVFSTPICPVYQNVNAQPAIDTTIIKQNLIDQLTAPVRWTQSVQNMLTDGATQFVECGPGKVLQGLVKKISSSAEAMSVA is encoded by the coding sequence ATGAAAGCATACATCTTTCCGGGTCAAGGCGCACAATTTACAGGTATGGGAAAAAATCTTTATGAAGAATCAGCCAAAGCTCGCGAATTATTTGAACAGGCAAATGAGATTTTAGGATTTCGAATTACAGATACAATGTTTTCTGGTACTGAGGAAGAACTAAAACAGACTAATGTTACTCAACCTTCTATTTTTTTACATTCTGTAGTATTAGCTAAGATAAGTTCTAACTTCCAGCCAGATATGGTTGCTGGTCACTCTTTGGGTGAATTTTCTGCACTGGTAACCAATGGTGCACTCTCATTTGAAGATGGTCTACGTCTGGTTGCACAACGTGCTGCTGCTATGCAAAAAGCTTGTGAACTTCAACCTTCTACAATGGCAGCAGTACTTGGTCTTGATGACGAAGTCGTAGAAAATATATGTAGAGAGATTGACGACGTTGTTGTCCCTGCCAATTACAACTGCCCTGGTCAACTTGTGATATCTGGTACTATACGTGGTGTAGAACTAGCTTGTGAGAAACTGAAAGCAGCAGGAGCAAAAAGGGCATTGATTCTGGCAGTAGGTGGAGCCTTCCATTCGCCGTTAATGGAACCAGCTCGTGCAGAATTAGCGGCAGCTATTGAAAAAACAGTTTTTAGTACGCCTATATGTCCTGTATACCAGAATGTAAATGCACAGCCTGCCATAGACACTACAATCATTAAACAAAACCTGATAGATCAGCTTACAGCTCCTGTGCGCTGGACACAAAGTGTACAGAACATGTTGACAGATGGTGCAACACAATTTGTAGAATGTGGTCCAGGAAAAGTTTTACAAGGACTTGTCAAGAAGATTAGTTCTTCTGCTGAGGCAATGAGTGTAGCCTGA
- a CDS encoding nucleoside-diphosphate sugar epimerase/dehydratase, whose protein sequence is MRYLNLFRLIKVIPRWTVLQLDLLLCSLALSLAYLLRFNFEWEQINFSEFWISLLVVVIVKAIFFLFTQSFAGIIRYTSIEDAKRIFLALTYSMLVVGAIDFAYRSSNIYGQYLIPVSILLIDYFFSMLFMGAFRILVKIIYFEWKNQQSEKINVIIYGAGEAGVITKKTISQDKDTHLHVVAFLDDDSSKARNTIDGVPILPNTPENLLKIVKNKQAEILIIAIQDITPERKKHIIDQCLTLNVQVRNIPPVHKWINGELSLKQIKDVNIEDVLGRKPIQLDKTRIKKDIEGKVVLVTGAAGSIGSELARQIAAFQPEKLLLVDQSESALYDLELEVKELALSSRINFRTILCDITNAERMGKIFRKYQPEIVFHAAAYKHVPVMEDNPSEAIINNVLGTKIIADLSARYHAEKFVMISTDKAVNPTSVMGASKRIAEIYIQSLNEELESRQPNEVLQHTKFITTRFGNVLGSNGSVIPRFQRQINAGGPITVTHPEITRYFMTIPEACQLVLEAGSMGNGGEIFLFDMGESIKIVDLAKKMIRLSGLTLGKDIQLVFTGLRPGEKLYEELLSNEENTIPTHHPQIMIAKVREYDFNLIQQHLGEMNHLLSIQDNDSIIMKMKKIVPEYISNNSTYERLDQIREI, encoded by the coding sequence ATGAGATATTTGAATCTATTCAGACTTATAAAAGTTATTCCCAGATGGACGGTATTGCAATTAGATCTCTTACTTTGTAGCCTTGCGCTCTCACTAGCTTATCTGCTTAGATTTAATTTTGAATGGGAACAAATCAATTTTTCTGAATTCTGGATTTCTTTACTGGTTGTTGTTATTGTAAAAGCCATCTTCTTTTTATTTACTCAAAGTTTTGCTGGCATCATCCGTTATACGAGTATAGAAGATGCAAAACGGATTTTTTTAGCTCTCACCTATAGCATGTTGGTGGTAGGCGCTATAGATTTTGCATACAGAAGCTCTAATATTTATGGGCAATATCTGATTCCTGTTTCTATTCTGCTCATCGATTATTTTTTCTCCATGTTATTTATGGGGGCATTCCGTATTCTGGTAAAGATTATTTACTTTGAATGGAAAAACCAACAAAGCGAGAAGATCAATGTAATTATTTATGGAGCAGGAGAAGCAGGGGTTATTACGAAAAAAACGATATCACAGGATAAAGATACACACCTACATGTAGTAGCTTTTCTTGATGATGATTCTTCCAAGGCACGTAATACGATTGATGGAGTCCCTATTCTTCCTAATACGCCAGAGAATCTACTTAAGATTGTAAAAAATAAACAGGCAGAGATTCTTATTATTGCTATTCAGGATATTACTCCTGAACGTAAAAAACATATCATTGACCAATGCCTGACACTGAATGTACAGGTGCGTAACATTCCTCCTGTACATAAATGGATCAATGGAGAGCTTAGTCTGAAACAAATCAAGGATGTAAATATAGAAGACGTACTTGGACGTAAGCCAATTCAATTGGATAAAACCCGAATCAAGAAGGATATTGAAGGTAAAGTTGTGCTGGTAACAGGAGCAGCAGGCTCAATTGGAAGTGAGCTAGCCAGACAGATTGCAGCGTTTCAACCAGAGAAGCTATTATTGGTCGATCAGTCCGAATCTGCATTGTATGATCTGGAGTTGGAAGTAAAAGAACTTGCACTGTCCTCACGTATCAATTTCAGAACTATTTTGTGTGATATTACTAATGCAGAACGCATGGGTAAAATATTCCGAAAATATCAGCCTGAAATCGTGTTTCATGCAGCAGCGTACAAACACGTTCCTGTCATGGAAGATAACCCGTCAGAGGCCATCATTAACAACGTACTGGGAACTAAAATCATAGCAGACTTATCGGCTCGATATCATGCTGAAAAGTTCGTTATGATATCAACAGACAAGGCGGTTAATCCTACAAGTGTGATGGGAGCATCTAAGCGGATTGCGGAGATCTATATTCAATCCCTGAATGAAGAACTGGAAAGTCGTCAACCAAATGAAGTATTACAACATACCAAGTTTATTACTACCCGTTTTGGCAATGTGTTGGGCTCAAATGGATCTGTCATTCCTCGTTTTCAGAGACAAATCAATGCAGGCGGACCAATTACCGTTACCCATCCTGAGATAACCCGTTATTTCATGACAATTCCTGAAGCTTGTCAGCTAGTACTGGAAGCAGGTTCGATGGGTAATGGCGGAGAGATATTCCTTTTTGACATGGGAGAATCTATCAAAATTGTAGATCTTGCCAAGAAAATGATCCGTCTGTCAGGTTTAACACTTGGAAAAGATATTCAGCTGGTATTTACAGGTTTGCGTCCAGGTGAAAAATTATATGAAGAATTATTGAGTAATGAGGAGAATACAATACCCACTCACCATCCCCAAATCATGATTGCCAAGGTTAGGGAATATGATTTCAATCTGATTCAGCAACACCTAGGAGAAATGAATCACCTGCTGTCTATTCAGGACAATGATTCTATTATTATGAAAATGAAGAAGATTGTGCCCGAATATATTAGCAATAATTCAACCTATGAGAGGTTAGATCAGATTCGCGAAATATAA
- a CDS encoding BatA domain-containing protein → MWQAVNPIYWWGLGALAIPILIHLYNRRPTKVKILGSLRWITEVQPAQANFRRVQQWPLLLIRLALLVVVILLLVDLYTTHTNKDLSKITTLILIHPEAGDSIQFRQLAQKWQNDSVQVRWLTPRFSVINDPLEKDTGNTSIWSLLAEADKKFPSDSIHVIAPDRCDYWRGKRIPTRAPLSWELIPLKKDTFQLIQASLISKEPELLWFHSSPEQTGYIWENGIVNAFGKKPQVEYLKDQQIIKVSQSQKSYEVTVGVADTLQIAGAIADQYLDEWHIFQASVRAVAAFHKIPVRFVGVSEKADWLVSMGKDLPIGNSAQPDLWWNYYPGNHAGWIQTVKMDSLTIRKKLSAGQVLEGGWLQAIRPYVLAFKTKNVIPPALDYRKIDLRSDSLTVNPKMIIAGTDHSASHDYRVWFGMAALVLLALERIWPKQAK, encoded by the coding sequence ATGTGGCAGGCAGTTAATCCGATTTATTGGTGGGGATTGGGAGCATTGGCTATTCCCATACTGATTCATTTATATAACAGACGTCCTACTAAAGTAAAGATATTAGGTAGTCTGAGATGGATTACAGAAGTGCAGCCTGCCCAGGCTAATTTTCGTCGTGTTCAGCAATGGCCATTATTGCTGATTCGGCTTGCATTATTGGTAGTGGTGATTTTGTTACTGGTAGATCTCTATACTACTCATACAAATAAGGATCTTAGTAAGATTACAACATTAATCCTGATTCATCCGGAAGCAGGAGATTCCATACAGTTCCGGCAACTAGCTCAGAAATGGCAAAATGATTCGGTGCAAGTCCGCTGGCTCACACCCAGGTTTTCAGTTATAAATGATCCTTTGGAAAAAGATACTGGTAACACCTCCATATGGTCACTGTTAGCAGAGGCAGATAAAAAATTCCCTTCTGACAGCATTCATGTAATAGCTCCTGACAGATGTGATTATTGGCGTGGAAAACGAATACCTACACGAGCTCCATTGTCATGGGAACTGATTCCTTTGAAGAAAGATACTTTCCAATTAATACAAGCTTCTCTAATCAGTAAGGAGCCTGAACTACTCTGGTTTCATTCTTCTCCAGAACAAACAGGTTATATATGGGAAAACGGAATTGTTAATGCTTTTGGGAAGAAACCACAAGTCGAGTATCTGAAAGATCAACAAATTATAAAAGTAAGTCAAAGCCAAAAAAGCTATGAAGTTACAGTAGGAGTGGCCGACACTTTACAAATAGCAGGAGCAATTGCGGATCAGTATCTGGACGAGTGGCATATTTTTCAGGCATCTGTTCGGGCGGTTGCTGCATTTCATAAAATACCTGTTCGATTTGTTGGGGTTTCTGAAAAAGCAGACTGGTTGGTTAGCATGGGAAAAGACTTACCAATAGGTAATTCTGCACAACCAGATCTTTGGTGGAATTACTATCCAGGTAATCATGCAGGATGGATTCAGACAGTAAAAATGGATAGCCTTACTATACGTAAGAAACTATCTGCGGGTCAAGTATTGGAAGGTGGATGGTTGCAGGCTATAAGACCCTATGTACTGGCTTTCAAAACGAAGAACGTCATCCCGCCTGCACTTGATTACAGAAAGATTGATTTGCGTAGTGACAGCCTTACTGTAAATCCCAAAATGATAATTGCCGGAACAGACCATTCTGCCTCACACGATTACAGAGTGTGGTTTGGAATGGCTGCATTAGTACTATTAGCCTTAGAAAGAATATGGCCAAAACAAGCGAAATAG
- a CDS encoding DUF58 domain-containing protein, translated as MSQSKNKSVSLTQWFTPEELRSLKGLEWLARKVAHEAISGLHGGVRLGQGTDFSQYRTYMPGDDLRRIDWKIFGRTDRLYLKESELESRTRWYGLLDASSSMVYEENGMSKWQYAKILWAAIAFIARQQGDADGLALINDQQVLHLPPKAGMENARMQMLFQADSKGKWPEKIQLPLQQGGFQHKFILITDLYEHTDELGAFIRSLLPARNEVMIFHLMGKKELNLDFSGVTVFEDAETGQQLQTDPNRIRSQYEKQATEFIRSSRDQILKWGANYYLCTIEDSPVSALRAFLKGQSSEAYVAGS; from the coding sequence GTTTACTCCTGAAGAACTTCGAAGTTTAAAAGGATTGGAGTGGCTGGCCCGTAAAGTAGCCCATGAGGCTATTTCGGGTTTGCATGGAGGCGTGCGGCTAGGGCAAGGTACAGATTTTAGTCAGTACCGGACGTATATGCCCGGCGATGACTTGCGTCGGATAGACTGGAAGATTTTTGGGCGTACAGATCGGCTGTATCTGAAAGAATCCGAGCTGGAAAGCCGTACCCGATGGTATGGATTACTAGATGCGAGTTCCAGTATGGTATATGAAGAGAACGGAATGAGCAAATGGCAGTATGCAAAAATACTCTGGGCTGCTATTGCATTTATTGCCCGCCAGCAAGGTGATGCGGATGGATTAGCTTTGATTAATGATCAGCAGGTATTGCATTTACCTCCTAAAGCAGGCATGGAAAACGCTCGTATGCAGATGCTTTTTCAGGCAGACAGCAAAGGGAAATGGCCTGAGAAGATTCAATTGCCTCTGCAACAGGGCGGGTTTCAACATAAATTCATTCTCATTACTGATTTGTATGAACATACTGATGAGCTGGGAGCTTTTATTCGCAGCCTCTTGCCTGCCCGCAATGAGGTAATGATCTTTCATCTGATGGGAAAAAAAGAATTGAATCTGGATTTTTCCGGAGTGACAGTCTTTGAAGATGCCGAAACCGGGCAACAACTACAGACAGATCCAAACCGCATTCGAAGTCAATATGAGAAGCAGGCAACTGAGTTTATACGGTCATCCCGCGATCAGATTCTGAAATGGGGAGCCAACTATTATTTATGTACGATTGAGGACTCTCCAGTATCTGCATTAAGAGCATTTTTAAAAGGTCAATCTTCTGAAGCATATGTGGCAGGCAGTTAA